From one Brachypodium distachyon strain Bd21 chromosome 4, Brachypodium_distachyon_v3.0, whole genome shotgun sequence genomic stretch:
- the LOC100830152 gene encoding BTB/POZ domain-containing protein At1g30440, which yields MGSVKLGSNSNSKPDAFTRRGQAWFCTTGLPSDIIVEVGDMSFHLHKFPLLSKSDILGRLIEESPDQDECIIKLSDIPGGAKSFELVARFCYGVKVELSPANVVHLRCAAEYLQMTEETAEDNLINQTETFFNQVVLRSWKDSLEALKACDALLPHAENLHIAKRCVESLAAKASIDPDLFGWPVSEHGVMHIPGGSILWNGISTGAKLGNCSSDWWYDDASSLSFPTYKRLISTMESRGTKEEIIAGSLTYYARKCLPGLNRRQSTGLVPLTTAASLSEEEQRHLLEDIDGMLPLQRGLVSTNVLLWLLRTSMILKVNRACISNLEKRVGMQLDKATLEDLLLPNFSYTMDTLYNVECVRRILDHFLAMEQSMGGGSPCLDDVMDSPSLAPITAVAKLIDGYLAEIAPDINLRPPKFQSLAAALPEYARPLDDGLYRAIDVYLKAHSCLPESEREQLCRLIDCQKLSLEACTHAAQNERLPLRVVVQVLFFEQLQLRTSIAGCLMVSDNLEGSSLPLRCSGATTTSGEAGAGWVTGAAVRENQALRAGMDSMRQRLAELERECSGMRQDIRKLGCAAPGKDGWAARVQRMFNLKMKLQMCSTEEGKMSERHRSVSAKLEKLQAKVAKHKEHLSIDA from the exons ATGGGTTCCGTGAAGCTgggctccaactccaactccaagCCGGACGCGTTCACCAGGCGAGGCCAAGCATG GTTCTGTACAACCGGACTTCCCAGCGACATTATTGTTGAGGTTGGGGACATGTCTTTCCACCTTCATAAG TTCCCTCTGCTTTCAAAGAGTGACATCCTGGGAAGGCTGATTGAGGAGAGTCCAGACCAAGATGAATGTATCATCAAATTATCCGACATCCCCGGGGGTGCAAAATCATTCGAGTTAGTGGCAAGGTTCTGTTATGGTGTGAAGGTAGAACTCTCCCCAGCAAATGTTGTCCACCTTAGATGCGCCGCTGAATATCTCCAGATGACAGAAGAAACAGCCGAGGATAACCTCATCAATCAGACAGAAACGTTCTTTAACCAAGTAGTCCTCCGCAGCTGGAAAGATTCCCTTGAAGCACTTAAGGCATGCGATGCCCTTCTCCCTCATGCCGAAAACCTTCACATTGCAAAGAGATGTGTTGAATCGCTAGCTGCCAAGGCTAGCATTGATCCAGATCTCTTTGGCTGGCCAGTCTCAGAACACGGTGTGATGCATATCCCTGGGGGCAGTATATTGTGGAATGGTATAAGCACGGGCGCGAAGCTCGGGAACTGCAGCTCAGATTGGTGGTATGATGATGCTTCATCCTTGAGCTTCCCTACATACAAGAGGCTTATTTCCACTATGGAGTCGAGAGGCACCAAAGAGGAGATCATTGCGGGTTCACTCACATACTACGCCAGGAAGTGCCTCCCAGGATTGAATAGGCGTCAAAGTACGGGACTGGTGCCCCTGACTACTGCTGCTAGCCTATCCGAAGAAGAACAAAGGCATTTGCTTGAGGACATTGACGGGATGCTGCCTCTTCAGAGAGGTCTAGTATCGACAAATGTTTTGTTGTGGCTGCTTCGAACTTCCATGATTCTGAAAGTGAACCGAGCTTGCATTTCCAACTTGGAGAAAAGGGTTGGCATGCAATTGGATAAAGCCACATTGGAGGATCTACTGCTGCCGAATTTCTCATACACCATGGACACACTATACAATGTTGAATGTGTGCGCAGGATCCTTGATCACTTCTTGGCAATGGAACAGTCGATGGGCGGTGGCTCACCATGCTTGGATGATGTGATGGATTCTCCTTCATTGGCACCGATCACCGCTGTTGCTAAGCTCATCGATGGCTACCTTGCAGAGATTGCACCAGATATCAATCTGAGGCCACCGAAATTCCAGTCTCTTGCAGCTGCTTTGCCTGAATATGCTCGGCCGCTGGATGATGGTCTTTACCGTGCCATTGATGTATATTTAAAG GCGCATTCTTGTCTACCGGAATCAGAGCGTGAGCAGCTCTGCCGGCTGATCGACTGCCAGAAGCTCTCCCTGGAGGCGTGCACCCACGCCGCACAGAACGAGCGCCTGCCGCTGCGTGTGGTGGTGCAGGTCCTCTTCTTCGAGCAGCTCCAGCTGAGGACATCCATCGCCGGGTGTCTTATGGTCTCTGACAACCTGGAAGGATCGTCACTTCCCCTGCgctgcagcggcgccaccACAACGTCCGGCGAAGCCGGTGCAGGCTGGGTCACTGGGGCGGCAGTGAGGGAGAACCAGGCTCTCAGGGCCGGCATGGATAGCATGCGTCAGCGGCTGGCGGAGCTCGAGAGGGAGTGCTCCGGCATGCGGCAGGACATTCGGAAGCTCGGCTGCGCCGCGCCTGGGAAGGATGGGTGGGCAGCACGGGTGCAGAGGATGTTCAACCTGAAGATGAAGCTCCAGATGTGCAGCACCGAAGAAGGGAAGATGAGCGAGCGGCACAGGAGCGTGAGCGCCAAGCTGGAGAAGCTGCAAGCCAAGGTGGCCAAGCACAAGGAACACCTCTCCATTGACGCctga